The proteins below come from a single Balaenoptera musculus isolate JJ_BM4_2016_0621 chromosome 1, mBalMus1.pri.v3, whole genome shotgun sequence genomic window:
- the LOC118906862 gene encoding 26S proteasome regulatory subunit 4-like: protein MATNRMETLDPALIRPGCIDRKIEFPLPDEKTKKRIFQIHTSRMTLADDVTLDDLIVAKDDLSGADIKAICTEAGLMALRERRMKVTNEDFRKSKENVLYTKQEGTPEGLYL, encoded by the coding sequence ATGGCCACAAACCGGATGGAGACTTTGGACCCAGCACTTATCAGACCAGGCTGCATCGACAGGAAGATCGAGTTCCCCTTGCCCGATGAAAAGACGAAGAAGCGCATCTTTCAGATCCACACGAGCAGGATGACACTAGCCGACGACGTAACCCTGGATGACTTGATCGTGGCTAAAGATGACCTCTCTGGTGCCGACATCAAGGCAATCTGTACGGAAGCTGGTCTGATGGCCTTGAGAGAACGTAGGATGAAAGTAACAAATGAAGACTTCAGAAAGTcgaaagaaaatgttctttatacAAAACAAGAAGGCACCCCTGAGGGGCTCTATCTCTAG